From Apium graveolens cultivar Ventura chromosome 9, ASM990537v1, whole genome shotgun sequence, the proteins below share one genomic window:
- the LOC141683214 gene encoding zinc finger CCCH domain-containing protein 30-like, with the protein MCGVTKSTSTSSTQSTKESKSNKQDMGPISVDAEDSFSSLLEFAANNDCEAFKALVEENSLAIDEVGLWYVRKKGSKQIVLEHRTPLMVAATYGSIDVIKFIISQPAVDVNIACGPDKCTALHCAASGGAVNAVDIVKLLLAVGADPNIKDTNGERAVDVIVAPPKVLDVKASLEELLLSNVSDGLNGECKLRVSISSSSYSPSLSSSPDNGSPCSPSDLVSSPMLSKFTDDPNGAISEKKEYPVDPSLPDIKNSIYSTDEFRMFSFKVRPCSRAYSHDWTECPFVHPGENARRRDPRKFHYSCVPCPDFRKGACRRGDMCEYAHGVFECWLHPAQYRTRLCKDVTNCERRVCFFAHTPDELRPLYVSTGSAVPSPRSSASAASVMDMAVAMNLLPGSPSSASVMSPAFNQPMSPSGNGAHSSLAWPQPNVPTLHLPGSNMQSSRLRSSLSARDIPLEDLHLLQDMDAHQLLLNDLACLSQSRPSPVSLNRSGRPKTLTPSNLEELFSAELASSPRYSDQAASASAFSPSHRSAVFNQFQQQQNLLSPINTNVFSPKNADHPLLQASYGVSSPGRMSPRGMDPISPMGSRLTAFAQREFQQPQQMRSLSSRDLTSNNVSMVGSPVNSWSKWSSPSGKVDWSLNGDEHSWLPRSSLNDPNKNTEEPDISWVQSLVKESPPEMKDKLPAPVASGAPSGEGSKSNSQVESVDHTVLGAWIEQMQLDQLTV; encoded by the coding sequence ATGTGCGGTGTGACAAAGTCGACATCAACTTCATCTACACAATCTACCAAAGAAAGTAAATCTAACAAACAAGATATGGGTCCAATATCGGTTGACGCTGAAGATTCTTTTTCTAGTTTACTTGAATTTGCTGCTAACAATGACTGTGAAGCATTCAAAGCATTGGTTGAGGAGAATTCTTTGGCAATTGATGAGGTTGGACTTTGGTATGTTCGAAAGAAGGGTTCAAAGCAGATAGTTCTTGAGCACCGAACTCCTTTGATGGTTGCTGCTACATATGGTAGTATTGATGTTATTAAGTTTATCATCTCTCAGCCTGCAGTTGATGTCAATATTGCTTGTGGCCCGGACAAGTGTACTGCTCTCCACTGTGCTGCTTCCGGAGGCGCTGTTAATGCTGTTGACATTGTTAAGCTGCTTTTGGCGGTGGGCGCTGATCCAAATATTAAGGATACAAATGGTGAGCGTGCTGTTGATGTGATTGTGGCCCCTCCAAAAGTCCTTGATGTTAAAGCATCTCTCGAGGAGTTGTTGCTGAGTAATGTTTCGGATGGCCTAAATGGCGAGTGCAAGTTACGAGTATCCATATCTTCTTCCAGTTACTCGCCAAGCCTGTCTTCTTCACCAGATAATGGTTCCCCTTGTTCCCCTTCCGATTTAGTATCCTCTCCAATGCTGTCAAAGTTTACTGATGATCCTAATGGTGCTATTTCTGAGAAGAAAGAATACCCAGTTGACCCCTCTCTTCCAGACATCAAGAATAGCATTTATTCCACAGATGAATTCCGCATGTTCTCATTCAAGGTCAGGCCTTGTTCAAGGGCTTACTCTCATGATTGGACTGAGTGTCCTTTTGTTCATCCAGGGGAGAATGCTCGACGAAGGGATCCAAGAAAGTTTCATTATAGTTGTGTCCCATGCCCTGATTTTCGTAAAGGTGCTTGTAGGCGTGGTGATATGTGTGAATATGCTCATGGAGTGTTTGAATGCTGGCTACACCCAGCTCAATACCGAACACGGCTCTGTAAGGATGTGACTAACTGTGAAAGGAGGGTTTGTTTTTTTGCCCATACACCGGACGAGCTTCGTCCCCTGTATGTATCTACTGGGTCTGCTGTACCATCTCCTCGTTCTAGCGCATCGGCTGCTAGTGTAATGGACATGGCTGTTGCCATGAACCTTCTGCCTGGTTCTCCATCATCTGCTTCCGTGATGTCTCCTGCATTTAATCAACCTATGTCTCCATCGGGTAATGGTGCTCACTCATCTTTGGCTTGGCCCCAGCCAAATGTTCCCACCCTTCATCTGCCTGGAAGCAACATGCAATCAAGTCGCTTAAGGTCTTCCCTTAGTGCCCGAGATATTCCTCTCGAGGACTTGCATTTATTGCAGGATATGGATGCCCACCAACTTCTTTTGAATGACCTGGCCTGCCTTTCGCAGTCGCGCCCCAGCCCTGTGTCTCTAAATCGTTCTGGTCGGCCCAAAACATTAACTCCTTCAAATCTTGAGGAGTTATTTTCAGCTGAGTTGGCTTCTTCACCTCGCTATTCTGATCAGGCTGCTTCAGCTAGTGCTTTCTCTCCATCTCACAGATCAGCTGTTTTCAATCAGTTCCAGCAGCAGCAAAACTTGCTTTCACCTATCAATACTAATGTATTTTCTCCCAAAAATGCTGATCATCCTTTGTTGCAGGCTTCATATGGTGTCTCGTCTCCAGGAAGAATGTCACCAAGGGGCATGGATCCAATCTCTCCTATGGGTTCTCGGCTTACTGCTTTCGCCCAGCGTGAGTTTCAGCAGCCTCAGCAAATGCGTAGTCTCAGCTCCCGCGATCTCACCTCTAATAATGTATCCATGGTTGGGTCTCCAGTAAATTCTTGGTCTAAATGGAGCTCTCCAAGCGGAAAAGTTGATTGGTCACTTAACGGGGATGAACATTCCTGGTTGCCAAGGTCGTCTCTAAATGACCCTAATAAGAACACAGAGGAGCCTGACATTTCATGGGTCCAGTCACTTGTGAAAGAATCACCACCAGAGATGAAAGATAAACTTCCAGCTCCAGTTGCTAGTGGTGCTCCATCCGGTGAGGGATCAAaatctaattcccaagttgagTCCGTTGATCATACAGTTCTAGGTGCCTGGATTGAGCAGATGCAACTTGATCAGCTCACAGTCTAG